TGGCCGCACTTCCGAAGTTTTCGTTCCAGTTGATATGAGGGTAGGTCGCCTGAAGGACTTTGTCACTGTCGAGCTGACCCAAATCGACGCGGCAAATTCCGAATGCAAGGGGATTTTTGTATCCCGGTGCGCCTTGAATTTCCTGTACGCACGCTTTGAATGCCGCTTCTGTCTCTAAAACTTCCATATTGTCTCACTTTTGGCAAAATTAATGGGGAATTTTAGCATAAGAGACTAGACTTCAGTTGAATCTTGCGTGTTATACTGCTGATTAATTTTACGGATGCAAAGCGAAACGAATGGAACAGTGGATCGAACTTTTAAAGGCCAACAATTATCTCGGGGTCAAACAGTATCTCAAAAACGGCGCCAATCCCAACGATGAGGAAGAAAACGGGGAATCGGTGATCTGTTTTGCGATGCGGTACCACTGCGACGAAGAGATCATCGCACTGCTGGCGGACAGCGGGGCCGATCTGTTTCATACCGATCACGAAGGGGTGAGCGTCTTCGACGTTGCGGTCACCTACAACAATATTGGGTTGATCGAACGGCTGATTCGCGAGGGATTCGACGTGAACCGTCCGACCCGTAACAGCGGCTTTACCCCGTTGATGGGAGCGGTGTGTTACGGACGCACCGAGATCATCCGCAAGTTGCTGGAGATGGGCGTAGACGTCAGCGCGCGTGACCGTCACGGGCTGAGTGCGCTCGATTTTGCCCGTAAAATGCATAAAAAATCGATTTTAGCCCTATTGGAAGGAGGCTTGAATGGAACAGATTAAGACTTTTTTGCTTCTGGGAAGCCTGAGCGTTCTGCTGGTATTCGTCGGCGGATATCTCGGAGGGCAGGGAGGCATGCTGATTGCCTTGCTGATCGCCGGAGGTATGAATTTTTACGCCTATTATTTTTCCGATACGATGATTCTCAAGCATTACCATGCCCAAGAAGTGGATCCAAGAGAAGCACCGATGCTTTACCGCGTCGTGGAGCGGCTGGTCGAACGCTCCGAGATGCCGATGCCCAAAGTCTATATCATCCATGACCGTATTCCCAACGCTTTTGCCACCGGCAGAAATCCGCAAAATGCGGCAGTGGCGATCACGACGGGGCTGTTGGAGCTGCTGAACGAAGACGAGATCGAAGGGGTGATGGCGCATGAACTTTCGCATGTCGCCCACCGTGATATCCTGGTTGCGACGATCGCGGCGACGATCGCCGGAGCCGTTGCGTTTATCGCCAACATGCTGCAGTTTGGCGCCATGTTCGGCGGCCGCGACAACCGAGGGGGAAACCCGATCCTCATGCTGGTAATGGCAATTTTACTTCCGATCGCGGCGACGGTGATCCAGATGACGATCAGCCGCTCGCGCGAGTTCATGGCCGACGAAGGAGCCGCACGGCTGACGGGACACCCCGAATGGCTCCAGAGCGCGCTCGTAAAACTCTCGAATTACAATGCGCGGGGGGAAGTCCACGGCGCGACTCCGGAGAATGCCCACATGTTTATCATCAGTCCCTTCGACGGAAAAAATTTTTCATTCGCGAACCTGTTTCGCACCCACCCTACAACCGATCAACGGCTTGAAAGACTCGAAAAGCTCAAGTCGGAAATCTTGCGCCACGAAAGCGGGCGCAACAAACTCTACGAACGCCATTACGTCTGATCGCCTTCGATTTTCAGCGTAAAATGCGGTTTGAGCGGCGGTTTATGCTTCGGCCGCTTGAGAAATGTGTGCCGATAAAAAATATAGACGACCGCCATCAAACTCAACGTAGCGAGCAAATATTCCAATATACCCATGCTTTCCCCCTTTTTCGGACGCTCAGGGACTCTCTAAGCATATATCGGCATAACAAAAATATAATTTATTGTTTATTGTTTAGATTAATTCGTAATCTATTTTTTGGTTTGCGAGGAAATCGGTAAAGAGTTCAAGACAGCGGCGGCTCTCTTCTTCGTCACTCGAGGCGACCGAAATCTCGACACTGGCTTTCCCCTCTATGAGCATCGGGAGGGAAGAGAAATCGATCGACGCGGGGAGACGTTTCATCACATCGATCAGCGTGTTTTCACTCGTCTGCGCGATCAGCGTTTGACGGAAAGTCGGTGCGGAGCGCGGATAAAAGCGCTCCAGGGCTTCATTCACCATCGGATGGGACATTTCCGGAAAGCCGGG
The DNA window shown above is from Campylobacterota bacterium and carries:
- a CDS encoding ankyrin repeat domain-containing protein, yielding MEQWIELLKANNYLGVKQYLKNGANPNDEEENGESVICFAMRYHCDEEIIALLADSGADLFHTDHEGVSVFDVAVTYNNIGLIERLIREGFDVNRPTRNSGFTPLMGAVCYGRTEIIRKLLEMGVDVSARDRHGLSALDFARKMHKKSILALLEGGLNGTD
- the htpX gene encoding zinc metalloprotease HtpX — its product is MEQIKTFLLLGSLSVLLVFVGGYLGGQGGMLIALLIAGGMNFYAYYFSDTMILKHYHAQEVDPREAPMLYRVVERLVERSEMPMPKVYIIHDRIPNAFATGRNPQNAAVAITTGLLELLNEDEIEGVMAHELSHVAHRDILVATIAATIAGAVAFIANMLQFGAMFGGRDNRGGNPILMLVMAILLPIAATVIQMTISRSREFMADEGAARLTGHPEWLQSALVKLSNYNARGEVHGATPENAHMFIISPFDGKNFSFANLFRTHPTTDQRLERLEKLKSEILRHESGRNKLYERHYV